Below is a genomic region from Deinococcus koreensis.
GGATCATCATCGCGGTCAGGAAGGCGAAGAAGATGGCGTCGCGCCCCGGGAACCTCAGCCGCGCGAAGGCGTAGGCGGCCATGGCGGAAAACAGCGTCTGGAACACCACGATCACTCCGGTGAAGATCACCGAGTTCTTGATCGCGCCCAGGAAGTTGATGGTGGAGCCGCTGCCGCCCAGCGCCTGTGACTGCTCGAAACTGAGCAGCCCCAGCACCCGCCGGAAGTTGTCCAGCGTGGGCTGGGTGGGCCACAGCCGGGCGGATTCCACGAACAGCGCCCTGTTGGTGGTCAGGGCCGTCTTCAGCACGAACAGGATCGGCGTGACCGAGAGGATCACGGCCAGGGCAATCCCCACCCAGGCCAGCGCCAGGCCCCAGTGGAACGGCTTCTTCGGTCGGACAGATGCGCCCGGCGCACTCTGGACAGTCATGGTCTTCCCCCTTTCCCGTCTGGCCTACTCAAGGTCAGAATGGTTGGCATTGAACAGACGCATCTGGATCAGGGTGAAGACCACCAGCAGCACGAACAGGGCCATGCTCATGGCGGTCGCGTAGCCCATCTTGAAGAAGGCGAAGGCGTTCTGGTAGATGTAGAACACCAGCACGCGGGTGGAATCCACCGGGCCGCCCTGCGTGGTCACCGCGACCGTGTCGAAGATCTGGAACGAGCCGATCAGCGAGGTGACCAGCACGAACACCGTGACGGGCCGCAGCAGGGGCAGGGTGATGCGGAAAAACTCCTGCACGGCGCTGGCGCCGTCGATGCGCGCGGCCTCGAACACGGTTCTGGGGATGGCCTGCAGGCCGGCGTAGAACAGCAGCGCGTTGAAGCCGGTGTGCCGCCAGACGTTGATCCCCGCGATGGTCTCGATGGCCTGTTCCGGGGCGCCGAAGAAGGGCTGCCGGGCGATGCCGAGCGCCTCCAGGCCGGCGTTCACCACGCCCAGCAGCGGGTCGAGCAGCCACAGGAAGGTCAGCGCCACCAGCACGTTCGAGAGCAGGTAGGGCAAGATCAGCAGGCCCTTGACGAACATGCTCTTCACGACCCGGTCCATCGCCACTGCCATCAGGATCGCCAGTACCGTCTGCAGCGGGATATTCCACAGCACGTACTTGAAGGTGATGCCCAGCGCGTCCCAGAACTTCTCGTCGGCCAGCAGTTCCCGGTAGTTCGCCAGGCCCACGCTCTCGGGGTCGCTCAGCAGGTTCCAGTCGGTGAAACTGATCATCAGGCCGCGCACCGAGGGGTAGAGGTAGAAGATCAGGAATCCGACCACGGCCGGCAGGATGAACAGGTAGCCCACGACCGCTTCGGTGCTCAGCCGCCGGA
It encodes:
- a CDS encoding carbohydrate ABC transporter permease; amino-acid sequence: MTVPSDTLSTPVSATRVRRVRRLSTEAVVGYLFILPAVVGFLIFYLYPSVRGLMISFTDWNLLSDPESVGLANYRELLADEKFWDALGITFKYVLWNIPLQTVLAILMAVAMDRVVKSMFVKGLLILPYLLSNVLVALTFLWLLDPLLGVVNAGLEALGIARQPFFGAPEQAIETIAGINVWRHTGFNALLFYAGLQAIPRTVFEAARIDGASAVQEFFRITLPLLRPVTVFVLVTSLIGSFQIFDTVAVTTQGGPVDSTRVLVFYIYQNAFAFFKMGYATAMSMALFVLLVVFTLIQMRLFNANHSDLE